The following coding sequences are from one Tolumonas lignilytica window:
- a CDS encoding tetratricopeptide repeat protein produces MKNKSVALTDMVISLGYKNSSQISNRIRDILKEKEDFKKRYVVDEKKGSYGRSEKFLVSEDAKTLVDNIAIIQQYESLFSRASTGETNMLRYYRELRAGIDKETFKENVFTQTTKFNQYISRSKESLENLPIFAKVILETSKLDICDTSIRTLMENADSRNLINFGKTYELAAWNELIELQNKVSLGENTSLNHQLIGDLFLSIGDVEQALIAFEESVELDPKNGVAWALMALANYKRLTKQHKEVHTALARTDFNGFIENPIDAEEYWINEQIDETLNDVTNSEKRFVDAAIQGLQHWPEWDNEPRTLSDGRKKPNYYYHLNQSRNTSIELTRKKLFLLLLCHIKHENFIQHRDVCVEILRSFQHWDPQNNPLTSIMLMPLDACGSLLQLISWIDKDEFIIALRELAKNIANNHYSPSKSIQFLKSPQISEMFWKYMGRESYLNLFVSLEKKEQKKLTNSRIELLAELQIKDVLLCFTDLLIQLQEEWLHNWLPMPDEPKNVNKPVWSQNAMIQLENSCRCSLDVLDGWESLISVVTSDSKDSPSSAQVLIFLSAFVEISNRLHIDSNTEILIFFASNESSFSTIRRHINRHLRSLFFESILHSKNYEGTRLREIVLKLVELDYALESDEDDFFDCNLL; encoded by the coding sequence ATGAAAAATAAGTCAGTAGCTCTAACTGATATGGTGATAAGTCTGGGATATAAAAATAGTAGCCAAATATCAAATAGAATCAGGGATATTTTAAAAGAAAAGGAAGATTTCAAAAAAAGATATGTTGTTGATGAAAAAAAAGGTTCTTATGGTCGTAGTGAAAAATTTTTGGTATCGGAAGATGCTAAAACTCTCGTAGACAATATTGCCATCATTCAACAATATGAATCGTTATTTTCAAGGGCCTCGACTGGTGAAACAAACATGTTGCGTTACTATCGAGAACTAAGAGCTGGTATTGATAAAGAAACTTTCAAGGAAAATGTTTTCACACAAACTACCAAATTTAATCAATATATTAGCCGATCAAAAGAAAGTTTAGAAAACTTGCCAATATTCGCCAAAGTGATACTCGAAACATCCAAACTGGATATCTGTGATACAAGTATTAGAACGCTCATGGAGAATGCTGATTCCCGCAATTTGATTAATTTTGGGAAAACGTATGAATTAGCAGCATGGAATGAATTGATTGAACTACAAAATAAGGTCTCTTTAGGTGAGAATACATCCTTAAACCATCAGTTAATTGGTGATCTCTTCTTATCTATCGGCGATGTAGAGCAGGCTCTGATAGCATTTGAAGAATCCGTAGAATTAGATCCTAAAAATGGGGTTGCCTGGGCGTTAATGGCATTAGCTAATTATAAGAGGCTAACAAAGCAACATAAGGAAGTACATACAGCGCTTGCGCGAACAGATTTTAATGGTTTTATTGAAAATCCAATCGATGCTGAGGAATATTGGATTAATGAGCAGATTGATGAGACGTTAAATGATGTGACTAACTCGGAGAAACGTTTCGTTGATGCAGCTATTCAGGGGCTTCAACATTGGCCTGAATGGGATAATGAGCCAAGAACTCTCAGTGATGGGAGAAAAAAGCCGAATTATTATTATCATTTGAACCAATCTAGAAATACATCCATTGAATTAACAAGAAAAAAACTATTTCTGTTACTGCTTTGCCATATTAAACATGAAAATTTCATTCAACACCGTGATGTATGCGTGGAGATATTACGCTCTTTCCAGCATTGGGATCCCCAAAATAATCCACTTACTAGTATCATGTTGATGCCATTAGATGCGTGTGGCTCGCTACTCCAGCTAATTAGCTGGATTGATAAAGATGAATTCATAATAGCTCTTAGAGAGCTTGCAAAAAATATTGCAAACAATCACTATTCTCCAAGCAAGTCTATTCAATTCCTTAAATCCCCCCAAATTAGTGAAATGTTTTGGAAATACATGGGGCGAGAGAGCTACTTAAATCTATTTGTCTCTTTAGAGAAGAAAGAGCAAAAGAAATTGACAAACTCTCGAATTGAGCTATTAGCTGAGCTACAAATAAAAGATGTGCTTTTATGTTTCACAGATTTATTGATACAACTACAAGAAGAATGGCTTCATAATTGGTTGCCAATGCCTGATGAACCAAAAAATGTAAATAAGCCTGTGTGGAGCCAAAATGCTATGATTCAACTTGAGAATTCATGTCGTTGCAGCTTAGATGTTTTAGATGGTTGGGAAAGCCTTATTAGTGTCGTTACTTCTGATTCAAAGGATTCACCTTCATCAGCGCAAGTACTTATATTTTTATCAGCCTTTGTAGAGATATCCAATCGTCTTCATATCGATTCGAATACAGAAATTTTGATCTTTTTTGCCAGCAACGAATCGAGTTTTTCGACAATCAGACGTCATATAAATAGACATCTGCGATCACTTTTTTTTGAGTCAATATTGCACTCAAAAAATTATGAAGGTACGAGGCTACGGGAGATTGTTCTAAAGCTAGTTGAGTTAGACTATGCTTTAGAATCGGATGAAGATGATTTCTTCGACTGTAATTTATTATAA
- a CDS encoding viperin family antiviral radical SAM protein — protein MEAVYNWHVTERCQYSCKYCFAKWGNTKEIWQNVKLTSALLDQIRIHGREPFGEGYKTAPIRLNFAGGEPLLLKQRLIDIAKESKSLGLKTSLITNGERLGQSLELVSKLDMIGLSIDSFDEATNRAIGRIRSSGKALSFQDVYDLVTKIRTINPEILLKFNVVVNKYNYRENLIPKLLSLSPQKIKVLQELSAGGNVSSTNDEMFSHFISNNQCDCSNVYIEDRNSMIQSYLMINPSGRFYQNGNQNDYFYSAPIHEVGLLRAMKSISFNQQQFSNRYNGAKK, from the coding sequence GTGGAAGCTGTTTATAATTGGCATGTTACGGAGCGATGTCAGTACTCATGCAAATATTGTTTTGCAAAATGGGGGAACACCAAGGAGATTTGGCAAAATGTGAAGCTGACTTCTGCGCTATTAGACCAGATCCGCATTCATGGTCGCGAACCCTTTGGTGAGGGATACAAAACAGCCCCAATCAGATTAAATTTTGCAGGTGGTGAACCGCTATTGCTCAAGCAGCGTCTCATTGATATTGCCAAGGAGTCAAAATCTCTGGGTTTGAAGACATCATTAATCACTAATGGAGAAAGGCTTGGTCAATCACTTGAACTAGTTTCGAAGCTAGACATGATTGGTCTTTCTATTGATTCTTTTGATGAAGCAACTAATCGTGCAATCGGGCGGATAAGATCCTCTGGCAAAGCTTTGTCATTCCAGGATGTTTACGATTTAGTGACAAAAATTCGTACTATCAACCCAGAAATATTGCTCAAGTTCAATGTGGTTGTAAATAAATACAACTATCGTGAGAATCTCATACCAAAGCTTTTGAGTTTGTCCCCACAAAAAATAAAAGTACTTCAAGAATTGTCAGCTGGCGGGAACGTATCTTCAACAAATGATGAGATGTTTAGTCATTTTATATCAAACAATCAATGTGATTGCTCAAATGTTTATATTGAAGACAGAAATTCAATGATCCAATCATATCTGATGATCAATCCTTCGGGTCGATTCTATCAAAACGGGAACCAAAACGATTATTTTTATAGTGCCCCAATTCATGAAGTCGGTTTATTACGCGCAATGAAATCTATCTCATTTAATCAACAACAATTTTCAAATAGATACAACGGAGCTAAAAAATGA
- a CDS encoding IS30 family transposase — protein MKYTHLTENERYMLSALRKQGLTVASIAKALGRHRSTVYREVERNSRWCNYDQLYSYQPARAQQKVRVRTKKARRNKRYDHMDFLLVDALLKLHWSPEQIVGYFRYKGYPVMSHETIYQHVWADKNEGGNLWQYLRQSPKIRRKRYRSKDSRGRVAAKRHISERPTLVNEREEFGHWEIDTVIGHGSKHCLVTMVERQSRYTLIGQLDDRTTESLNRRVGWLIKETGLPFKTITADNGTEFNQYQQLERSHGCDFYFATPYHSWERGTNENTNGLIRQYIPKKQSMALLGQRHCSDIARRLNTRPRKVLGFKTPEEFIREYR, from the coding sequence ATGAAATACACACATCTCACTGAGAATGAAAGATATATGTTGTCAGCCTTGAGAAAGCAAGGACTGACTGTCGCATCCATCGCCAAAGCCTTAGGTCGTCACCGAAGTACGGTCTACCGGGAAGTGGAACGAAACTCCCGATGGTGCAATTATGACCAGCTTTATAGTTACCAACCAGCGCGAGCCCAGCAAAAAGTCAGGGTAAGAACAAAGAAAGCCCGAAGGAACAAACGGTATGATCACATGGACTTTCTGCTGGTTGATGCCTTACTGAAATTGCATTGGAGTCCAGAACAGATCGTTGGCTATTTTCGTTACAAAGGCTATCCGGTGATGAGCCATGAAACGATTTACCAGCATGTCTGGGCTGATAAAAATGAAGGCGGCAATCTTTGGCAATACCTGAGACAGTCGCCGAAAATTAGACGTAAACGCTATCGAAGCAAAGACAGCCGAGGGCGAGTAGCAGCCAAACGGCATATCAGCGAACGCCCTACACTAGTGAACGAACGAGAAGAGTTCGGACACTGGGAAATCGATACAGTCATTGGACACGGCAGTAAACATTGCCTAGTCACGATGGTAGAAAGACAAAGCCGCTATACCCTCATAGGCCAACTGGATGATCGGACAACAGAAAGCCTGAACAGACGAGTCGGTTGGCTGATCAAAGAAACGGGCCTACCATTTAAAACCATCACAGCCGACAACGGCACTGAATTTAACCAATATCAGCAGTTAGAACGTAGCCACGGTTGTGACTTTTACTTTGCGACGCCGTATCATTCGTGGGAGCGAGGAACCAACGAAAACACCAATGGTCTGATCAGACAATACATCCCCAAAAAGCAAAGCATGGCGTTGTTAGGTCAACGGCATTGCAGCGACATAGCCAGAAGATTAAACACGAGACCAAGGAAAGTGCTTGGATTTAAAACCCCGGAGGAATTTATCCGTGAGTATCGTTAA